A genomic region of Desulfosarcina ovata subsp. ovata contains the following coding sequences:
- the lpdA gene encoding dihydrolipoyl dehydrogenase — protein sequence MAQETRFDLVIIGSGPGGYVAAVRAAQLGMKTAVVEKSSRLGGVCLNVGCIPSKALLDASEYYHLAKERFAEYGIKTGKVGLDLATMLARKDKVVEDLTENVRKLMEGNHIEVIHGLATLTAPGTVDVDTGKKKKLTLSAGNILLATGSEPLEVKGLTFDGEYIVSSTEALSFDSVPGRLGIVGGGYIGLELGSVWNRLGSMVTVIEMLPKIAANLDGQVGRTLDRILKRQGMQFKLDTRVVEATVSGKAVKAVLATGDKTETMTFDRLLVSVGRRPLTRGLGLEALAVETDERTGQIVVDQEYRTSVKGIYAIGDLVPGPMLAHKASAEGTAAVECMAGRAGEVNYDTIPAVVYTWPEVASVGLTEEQVREREIPYCVGSFPFSGAGRARCMGETDGFVKLISHGKTDRILGVHIIGPRAADMIAECVLALEFGASSEDISRTIHGHPTFSEALQEAAMHVRQCSIYAS from the coding sequence ATGGCACAAGAGACACGGTTCGACCTGGTGATCATCGGTTCCGGTCCCGGCGGGTACGTGGCCGCCGTGCGTGCGGCCCAGCTTGGCATGAAGACCGCCGTGGTCGAAAAATCCTCACGGCTCGGCGGAGTTTGCCTCAATGTGGGCTGTATTCCCAGCAAGGCCCTCTTGGACGCTTCCGAGTACTACCACCTGGCAAAGGAACGGTTTGCCGAATACGGCATCAAGACCGGCAAGGTCGGTCTGGATCTGGCCACCATGCTGGCCCGCAAGGACAAGGTGGTGGAAGATCTCACCGAAAACGTGCGCAAACTGATGGAGGGCAACCATATCGAGGTGATCCATGGTTTGGCGACGCTGACGGCACCAGGGACGGTGGACGTGGACACGGGCAAAAAGAAAAAACTTACCCTGTCCGCCGGTAACATTTTGCTGGCTACCGGTTCGGAGCCGCTCGAAGTCAAGGGACTCACGTTTGATGGTGAGTATATTGTCAGTTCCACCGAGGCGCTCTCCTTCGATAGCGTGCCCGGCCGGTTGGGCATTGTCGGCGGGGGGTATATTGGCCTGGAGCTGGGCTCGGTCTGGAACCGTTTGGGATCCATGGTCACCGTTATCGAGATGCTGCCCAAGATTGCCGCCAATCTGGACGGCCAGGTGGGGCGTACCCTGGACCGGATTCTCAAGCGCCAGGGCATGCAGTTCAAGCTGGATACCCGGGTGGTCGAGGCCACGGTGTCGGGCAAGGCGGTCAAGGCCGTGCTGGCCACCGGCGACAAGACAGAGACGATGACTTTCGACCGGTTGCTGGTTTCGGTGGGCCGTCGCCCCTTGACCCGGGGGCTTGGGCTTGAGGCCTTGGCGGTCGAGACTGACGAACGCACCGGTCAGATTGTGGTGGATCAGGAATATCGCACCAGCGTCAAGGGCATTTACGCCATCGGCGATTTGGTGCCCGGTCCCATGCTGGCCCACAAGGCGTCTGCCGAGGGGACTGCTGCCGTGGAGTGCATGGCCGGGCGTGCCGGTGAGGTGAACTACGATACCATCCCGGCGGTGGTCTACACCTGGCCCGAGGTGGCCAGTGTCGGGCTGACCGAGGAGCAGGTCCGCGAACGGGAGATCCCTTACTGCGTGGGCAGTTTCCCCTTCTCCGGGGCGGGGCGGGCCCGCTGCATGGGCGAGACCGATGGATTTGTCAAACTGATTTCCCACGGCAAGACCGACCGCATCCTGGGGGTTCACATCATCGGCCCGCGGGCGGCGGACATGATTGCCGAGTGTGTGCTGGCCTTGGAATTCGGTGCCAGCAGCGAGGATATTTCACGCACCATCCATGGCCATCCCACCTTTTCCGAGGCCTTGCAGGAGGCGGCCATGCATGTCCGCCAGTGTTCCATCTATGCCTCCTGA
- a CDS encoding TraR/DksA family transcriptional regulator gives MDEKDLDYFRNLLQAELDTLLDKAGVAVGELLGTAYTSEADPLDRASEDLARNNQLRMRERESRLIAKIRKCLQAIEEGTYGICETCEEPISIARLKARPVTSYCIACKTRQEAMERVTGT, from the coding sequence ATGGACGAAAAAGACCTTGACTATTTTCGGAATCTTCTGCAAGCGGAACTGGATACGCTGCTTGACAAGGCGGGTGTCGCCGTTGGGGAACTGTTGGGAACGGCATATACTTCCGAGGCCGATCCCCTGGATCGGGCCTCGGAGGACCTGGCGCGCAACAATCAGTTGCGTATGCGCGAGCGCGAGAGCCGCTTGATTGCAAAAATCAGAAAGTGTCTTCAGGCGATCGAGGAGGGAACTTACGGGATTTGCGAAACCTGCGAAGAGCCCATCAGTATCGCCCGCCTCAAGGCCAGGCCGGTCACCAGCTACTGCATTGCCTGCAAAACCAGACAAGAGGCGATGGAACGGGTTACCGGAACCTGA
- a CDS encoding YkgJ family cysteine cluster protein gives MITSTICKKCAACCKRFPYIQLSENDIRAIEQETALPLEVFTHPQDAAAGIYFLQFKENGDCFFLSEENGHYFCSVYKTRPDICRTYPAKPIQQVYCSINSSKIIPPRR, from the coding sequence ATGATAACCAGCACCATCTGCAAAAAATGTGCGGCATGTTGTAAACGCTTCCCTTATATTCAGTTGTCGGAGAACGATATCCGGGCGATTGAACAGGAGACGGCACTGCCCTTGGAGGTATTTACCCATCCTCAGGATGCCGCCGCTGGAATCTATTTTCTACAATTCAAGGAAAATGGGGATTGCTTTTTCTTATCCGAGGAAAACGGTCATTATTTTTGCAGCGTCTATAAAACAAGACCGGATATCTGTAGAACTTATCCCGCCAAACCCATTCAACAAGTCTATTGTTCCATCAATTCCAGTAAAATAATCCCGCCACGACGGTGA
- a CDS encoding TetR/AcrR family transcriptional regulator, protein MSDMKTTIKSVSIDLFFRKGYFATSISDIARGSGIQKASIYYHYPSKEALLFHILKCTMDDLTDYLQQCLAGIEGIETRMRAAVRGHVRFHLQRQKENFIANSELRGLTAEHYREIVKKRDAYELIFQDLIREGTKAGAFPEGDAKILSYAILTLCTAGASWYKDGGRLSVDAIADIYERFILSGLKQGRLDQGGNC, encoded by the coding sequence ATGTCCGACATGAAAACGACAATCAAATCCGTCTCCATCGACCTTTTTTTTCGCAAAGGTTACTTCGCCACCAGCATCAGCGATATCGCCAGGGGCAGCGGCATCCAGAAGGCCAGCATCTACTATCACTACCCCAGCAAGGAAGCTCTGCTGTTTCACATCCTCAAGTGCACCATGGATGATCTGACCGACTATCTCCAGCAATGCCTGGCCGGTATAGAAGGCATCGAGACACGCATGCGTGCAGCGGTGCGCGGACATGTGCGTTTTCATCTGCAACGCCAGAAAGAGAATTTCATCGCCAACAGCGAACTTCGCGGACTCACGGCCGAGCATTACCGCGAAATTGTAAAAAAAAGGGACGCATACGAGCTGATCTTTCAGGATCTCATTCGTGAGGGCACTAAGGCCGGCGCCTTCCCCGAAGGGGATGCAAAGATCCTCTCTTACGCCATTCTGACCCTCTGTACGGCCGGCGCCTCGTGGTACAAGGACGGCGGGCGTTTGTCAGTGGATGCGATCGCCGATATTTATGAACGCTTCATTCTCAGCGGCTTGAAGCAGGGACGGCTTGACCAGGGCGGCAACTGTTGA
- a CDS encoding acyl-CoA dehydrogenase family protein: protein MDFDLTREQQMIRKEVRKFALSEIAPLAAELDESESFSVALTRKMGEIGLFGMFVSESYEGQGLDYVSYIIAVEEVARVDGSQAATIAAGNSLGIGPLYYFGSDAQKQRYLPRLCAGEGLWGFGLTEPTAGSDAGGSKTTAVRDGSDWVINGSKIFITNAASEMTLGVTVQAVTGTRPNGKPEYTCFIVENGTRGFKAVPMKKKMMWRASNTAELYFDDVRVPAKNILGRQGDGFHQMLKTLDGGRLSIAAMGLGGAQGAYDAALNYARKREQFGQPISKFQAVAFKLADSAMEIECARNLLYKACWLRDRKRPFEKEAAMAKLYCSELMGRVANHAVQIHGGYGLMKEYNVERFYRDQKLLDIGEGTSEVQRIVISRHIGC from the coding sequence GTGGATTTCGATCTGACCCGAGAACAGCAGATGATCCGCAAGGAGGTCCGCAAGTTCGCCCTAAGTGAGATCGCCCCGCTCGCGGCCGAACTGGACGAAAGCGAGTCCTTTTCCGTCGCCTTGACCCGTAAAATGGGTGAGATCGGCCTCTTCGGCATGTTCGTTTCCGAGTCCTACGAGGGCCAGGGGCTGGACTACGTTTCTTATATCATCGCCGTGGAGGAAGTGGCCCGGGTGGATGGCTCCCAGGCGGCGACCATTGCCGCCGGGAACTCACTGGGGATCGGCCCGCTCTATTACTTTGGCAGCGATGCCCAGAAACAACGCTATCTGCCCCGACTTTGCGCCGGCGAAGGCTTGTGGGGGTTCGGGCTCACCGAACCCACCGCCGGGTCGGATGCCGGCGGATCGAAGACCACGGCGGTTCGTGACGGAAGCGATTGGGTGATCAACGGCTCCAAGATCTTCATCACCAATGCGGCCAGCGAGATGACCCTGGGGGTCACCGTGCAGGCCGTGACCGGTACCCGGCCCAACGGCAAGCCGGAGTACACCTGTTTTATTGTCGAAAACGGCACCCGGGGGTTCAAGGCGGTGCCCATGAAGAAAAAGATGATGTGGCGGGCGTCCAACACGGCGGAACTCTACTTCGATGACGTGCGCGTGCCGGCAAAAAACATCCTGGGACGCCAGGGGGACGGGTTCCACCAGATGCTCAAAACCCTGGACGGCGGCCGTCTTTCCATCGCGGCCATGGGGCTGGGGGGCGCTCAGGGGGCTTACGATGCTGCCCTGAACTACGCCCGCAAGCGCGAGCAGTTCGGCCAGCCCATCTCCAAATTTCAGGCCGTGGCCTTTAAACTGGCCGACAGCGCCATGGAGATCGAATGCGCCCGCAACCTGCTCTACAAGGCCTGTTGGCTGCGTGACCGGAAGCGTCCTTTCGAGAAAGAGGCCGCCATGGCCAAGCTATACTGCTCCGAGCTCATGGGGCGGGTGGCCAACCACGCCGTGCAGATTCATGGGGGGTACGGCCTGATGAAAGAATACAACGTGGAGCGCTTTTACCGGGATCAGAAACTGCTCGATATCGGTGAAGGCACCTCCGAAGTGCAACGCATCGTCATCTCACGGCACATCGGCTGTTGA